The Negativicutes bacterium DNA segment CAATAAGAAAGCTGCAGATAATGATTCTGTGCCTTATGTTCCTCAATCGTACCGATTTCGGCTAAAATTTCCACCGGGAAACCGGTTTCTTCCCGTACTTCTCTGATAAAAGCCGCTTCTTTGCTTTCGCCGGGCAAGATGCCGCCGCCGGGCAGTTTATAGATGCTGAGTTTTCTTAAGTACATTAAAGCGATTTTGCCCTGATCATTGATGACCACGCCTCTTGAGCCATAACGGGAAATACGGGACACCAGACCAAGATCTTCCCCGGTCACCTGTCTGTCGGTAATGCGTCCCAAAAAGCGCATGTTCTTTACACCTCTTCACTCTGCAGCCTTGACAGTTCTGATTTGAACGCGGTTCGCGGCCTGATCCGCCGCTTTCTGATCCCGGGCCCGGACGCGCTGCCGGTCTTCGTCTTATCTCGTTTCTGCTTCATCTTCCAAAGGGCGCATCAACGGGAATAAGACTCCGTCGCGAATATTCTCCAGGTTTAAAAGCACCTGCAGTAAACGGTCAATCCCCATGCCCCACCCCGAAATCGGCGGCATACCATATTCCATACAC contains these protein-coding regions:
- a CDS encoding NUDIX domain-containing protein codes for the protein MRFLGRITDRQVTGEDLGLVSRISRYGSRGVVINDQGKIALMYLRKLSIYKLPGGGILPGESKEAAFIREVREETGFPVEILAEIGTIEEHKAQNHYLQLSYCFVGRVSGEAIGNDLSANERRLGFELRWFTPKQASFRMRKNQCVDYTMKYILLRDRVVLREGLYWLKQNPQPLPGKKAAEEPKSKS